One Fuerstiella marisgermanici DNA window includes the following coding sequences:
- a CDS encoding flagellar hook-basal body protein, translating to MISGLYSAATGMDAAATRHETSAENLAHAHQPGFRRRVLHQTTFGTVLEAQRNGQATVMERPERAADGLQTRKIAIDFTHGPLKASGRSLDVAIESDGFFVVDGPDGPMYTRNGSFQAHPDGQLVTIDGLTVSGGNAPIRIPPNTSAEAISISRDGRLSANGVEFGQLQFVEVSNPEQLIATGASLFKAGPNADVQEAEGSVLQGFAESANVAQMDELVNILVASRQYEMSQKALKTIDDAVGRRINGN from the coding sequence ATGATTTCCGGACTATATAGCGCCGCGACCGGCATGGACGCGGCGGCAACTCGACACGAAACATCGGCAGAAAACCTTGCGCATGCGCACCAGCCAGGGTTTCGGCGGCGGGTGCTGCACCAAACAACTTTCGGTACTGTTCTGGAAGCTCAACGCAACGGCCAGGCGACCGTTATGGAGCGGCCTGAACGTGCGGCTGATGGTCTGCAAACTCGCAAAATTGCCATCGATTTCACGCACGGCCCCTTAAAGGCATCCGGCCGTTCGTTAGACGTCGCCATCGAATCAGACGGCTTCTTCGTGGTCGATGGTCCGGACGGGCCCATGTATACACGCAACGGTTCGTTTCAGGCTCACCCCGATGGCCAGTTGGTCACCATCGACGGCCTGACGGTGTCTGGTGGAAACGCGCCAATCCGGATTCCACCCAACACGTCCGCCGAAGCGATCTCCATTTCCCGAGACGGTCGACTGTCTGCGAATGGCGTCGAATTTGGTCAGCTTCAGTTTGTTGAAGTTTCCAACCCCGAACAACTGATCGCGACCGGTGCGTCGCTGTTCAAAGCCGGGCCGAACGCCGACGTGCAGGAGGCTGAAGGCAGTGTGCTACAAGGATTTGCCGAATCCGCAAACGTGGCTCAAATGGACGAGCTCGTGAATATTCTTGTGGCATCGCGGCAGTATGAAATGTCTCAGAAAGCGTTGAAGACAATCGACGACGCCGTCGGCCGACGCATCAACGGAAACTAA
- the flgK gene encoding flagellar hook-associated protein FlgK, with product MRGYEIGLSALRTHSTTLNVIGNNIANAATPGFHRERVDLATRAPQLDGQHLIGTGVEIAGIRRVVDEATDAAILRNQSLLGASSADLSIAGDIESLFTPGDSSIHEYFSNFFNKLESVANSPEVPTVRGEFLASAENLLFQFDNIRSALQTQSGARLSELRDSVEQINSSIAEVAELNKEIRFAETHDRNPNSLLDRRDQILNELAELTDVSIRKDLNGKDIVTIGGSFGAIGEIPSTIEVVRVGDRWDLQMSGSGHPLQLAGGKVGGLLNAVNNAIPDTLDRLEQLAQTIVSSVDQQHAKGLKDNGAHDTLRASRRVESINTPLAYSGIAFPVERGNVTITVTDPTTGHRSSHAIDVDPYTESLADVTAKFDAIAGVTAVLNSDNGRLTLAGEGSKQIDFAGRVDNVPDLTSWAGSSVPQFTGSYEGPNLDTWDISFNQSGTVGVTDGLEATIRNSNGQVVATVNVGTDYEANTPMAIADGVFLQFGSGTINATDVADVVVTPDSDTTGLLAALGINSLFSGASIGTYALRSDIAADSTLLSTSTTGFPGDASNVAAMANLRDLRFGVLDDQTFVEELADFTADVGMDAAQAASQKEQLEAYGQRLEETQNSVSGVSTDEEFLKMLEVERAFQAAARFINTVEATYDEIMQIIR from the coding sequence ATGCGAGGCTACGAAATTGGACTTTCGGCGCTGCGGACACATTCCACAACGCTGAACGTGATCGGCAACAACATCGCAAACGCCGCGACTCCCGGTTTTCACCGCGAGCGTGTCGACCTGGCCACTCGCGCGCCACAACTGGATGGTCAGCATCTGATTGGGACAGGCGTTGAAATCGCCGGGATTCGTCGAGTCGTCGACGAAGCCACGGACGCTGCGATTCTGCGCAATCAGTCGCTGCTGGGAGCGAGCTCTGCAGATCTGTCGATCGCTGGCGATATTGAATCTCTGTTCACGCCGGGCGACAGTTCGATTCACGAGTACTTCAGCAACTTCTTTAACAAGCTGGAATCCGTCGCGAATTCGCCCGAGGTCCCAACTGTGCGTGGTGAGTTCCTGGCCAGTGCGGAGAACCTGCTGTTTCAGTTTGACAACATCCGCAGTGCGTTACAGACCCAATCGGGAGCTCGACTTTCTGAACTGCGTGATTCCGTTGAGCAGATCAATTCGTCCATCGCCGAAGTCGCGGAACTAAACAAAGAAATCAGGTTTGCGGAGACTCACGATCGCAATCCGAATTCGTTGCTGGATCGCCGTGACCAGATTCTAAACGAACTGGCCGAACTGACAGACGTCAGCATTCGGAAAGATCTAAACGGCAAAGACATCGTCACAATTGGCGGTAGCTTCGGCGCGATTGGTGAGATTCCTTCCACAATTGAAGTTGTTCGAGTGGGCGACAGATGGGATCTGCAGATGTCCGGTTCCGGCCATCCCCTACAACTTGCCGGAGGCAAAGTCGGTGGCTTGCTGAATGCCGTAAACAATGCGATTCCGGATACGCTCGATCGGCTGGAACAACTGGCTCAAACAATCGTAAGCTCGGTTGATCAGCAGCATGCCAAAGGCCTGAAGGATAACGGCGCTCACGACACGCTGCGCGCCAGTCGACGTGTGGAATCGATCAACACTCCACTCGCGTACAGCGGCATTGCGTTCCCTGTGGAGCGTGGCAACGTCACGATCACGGTGACGGATCCGACAACCGGGCATCGCTCGTCACATGCGATCGATGTCGACCCGTATACGGAATCGCTGGCTGACGTGACAGCCAAGTTCGACGCAATTGCTGGCGTCACGGCTGTATTGAACTCAGACAACGGGCGTTTGACGCTGGCGGGCGAGGGTTCAAAGCAGATCGATTTTGCCGGCCGAGTCGACAATGTGCCGGACCTGACGTCGTGGGCGGGGTCGTCTGTTCCTCAGTTTACCGGCAGCTACGAAGGCCCGAATCTCGACACATGGGACATTTCGTTCAATCAATCCGGAACGGTTGGAGTGACCGATGGGCTGGAGGCAACAATCCGCAATTCCAACGGCCAGGTGGTCGCCACGGTGAACGTGGGAACAGACTATGAAGCGAACACCCCGATGGCGATCGCAGACGGCGTGTTCCTGCAGTTTGGCTCCGGCACGATCAACGCCACCGATGTGGCGGACGTCGTGGTGACGCCCGATTCTGACACAACAGGTTTGCTCGCGGCGCTGGGAATCAACAGTCTGTTTTCGGGCGCTTCGATCGGCACTTACGCGTTGAGATCAGACATCGCTGCCGATTCGACTTTGCTGTCGACTTCGACGACCGGTTTCCCCGGCGACGCCAGCAACGTCGCTGCAATGGCCAATTTGCGAGACCTGCGGTTTGGCGTGCTGGATGACCAGACGTTCGTCGAAGAGCTGGCCGACTTCACGGCCGACGTCGGTATGGATGCAGCTCAGGCGGCAAGTCAGAAAGAACAACTTGAAGCATACGGCCAGCGACTGGAAGAAACACAAAACTCCGTCTCCGGAGTCAGCACCGACGAAGAATTTCTGAAGATGCTGGAAGTGGAACGCGCATTTCAGGCGGCGGCGAGGTTCATCAATACGGTGGAAGCGACGTACGACGAAATTATGCAGATTATAAGATAG
- a CDS encoding tRNA-(ms[2]io[6]A)-hydroxylase has protein sequence MLHLHSTSPDRWLQQVDQHLHEILIDHAHCEQKAAAAAMDLMFDYVEYEDLARQMTEIVREELEHFHLVLDILKRRNIRFYKSKPGTYGRKLKELARRQEPHKAVDRLLIAGLIEARSCERFVLLRDHVNDEELTTFYGSLYESEARHHATYVRLAMHYAPEAEVRARLEELSAAEAAIITEGCPLPRMHS, from the coding sequence ATGCTACACCTTCATTCCACATCGCCTGACCGCTGGCTGCAACAGGTCGACCAGCACCTGCACGAAATCCTGATCGACCACGCTCATTGCGAACAAAAAGCGGCCGCCGCCGCGATGGATCTGATGTTTGACTATGTCGAATATGAAGATCTGGCTCGCCAAATGACCGAAATCGTGCGCGAAGAACTTGAGCACTTTCACCTGGTGCTCGACATTTTGAAACGCCGCAATATCCGGTTCTATAAGTCGAAACCGGGGACCTATGGCCGCAAGCTGAAGGAACTGGCTCGCCGTCAGGAACCTCACAAAGCCGTTGACCGACTTCTCATCGCAGGCCTTATTGAAGCTCGCAGTTGTGAACGCTTCGTCCTGCTGCGCGACCATGTCAACGACGAAGAACTGACAACCTTCTACGGCAGCCTGTACGAATCAGAAGCTCGCCATCACGCCACCTACGTCCGACTCGCCATGCACTACGCTCCGGAAGCCGAGGTTCGGGCTCGCTTGGAAGAACTCTCAGCCGCCGAGGCCGCCATCATCACCGAAGGCTGCCCGCTCCCCCGCATGCACTCCTAG
- the flgL gene encoding flagellar hook-associated protein FlgL, with protein sequence MDFRVTPRVGIDLATSELAKQAAELQRTQQQISTGIRLHRPSDDPAATRRSIVQKDKLSRLQTHVESVNHVKARVSQAHVQLREAQQLFVSVRGIAQSAAQATEPAELNALASELEGTLDQFVSLANASDESGYLFAGTATQTKPFAVERSTGIDSVQYTGTPANSQLHVTGDIPREALTSGDHVFQSVVREPTIIIGDTGLSPGVGTDTAKAELTVTVSHTATSFAGASGVSIGDSSVGSDTLVGIHELTITDTSGTGASGTITLNGGGPIAFTNADTDLQVRGPTGELIHLNTTAITAGFNGTVAVTADGTLSVDGGATTQPITFSDSETITIPANGTVVHFDTTTLKKTGEDSVEFPGTTDAFQVMMALRDDLRNTRDLTGDQLHAAFSRRLGDIERIENHLLDEIGVQGVALQQMERLEIRTEDQELEQKIKYGETVNADLAEAAVRMQELLNLQQFTMASISKVFSQNLLQFIQ encoded by the coding sequence ATGGATTTTCGAGTGACCCCGCGAGTGGGCATTGACCTGGCCACGTCAGAACTGGCCAAACAGGCGGCCGAACTGCAGCGGACTCAGCAACAAATTTCGACCGGCATTCGTCTTCATCGCCCGTCCGACGATCCGGCCGCGACGCGGCGCAGTATTGTCCAGAAAGACAAACTGTCGCGTTTGCAAACGCACGTTGAATCCGTGAACCATGTCAAAGCACGGGTCAGTCAGGCTCACGTGCAGCTGCGCGAAGCTCAGCAATTGTTCGTGAGTGTCCGCGGGATCGCCCAATCGGCCGCGCAGGCTACTGAACCCGCCGAACTGAATGCGCTGGCCAGTGAACTGGAAGGAACGCTCGATCAGTTCGTCAGCCTTGCCAATGCGTCTGACGAATCAGGCTATCTGTTTGCCGGCACAGCGACTCAAACAAAGCCCTTCGCTGTTGAACGCTCAACGGGCATCGACAGCGTTCAATACACCGGCACACCCGCGAATTCTCAACTGCACGTGACCGGCGACATCCCACGCGAAGCACTGACGTCGGGTGACCACGTCTTTCAGTCCGTCGTGCGCGAACCCACCATCATTATTGGCGATACGGGCCTGAGTCCGGGCGTCGGCACCGATACCGCCAAAGCAGAACTGACCGTTACAGTGAGTCACACGGCCACGTCATTCGCCGGGGCGTCCGGAGTGTCAATCGGCGACAGCTCCGTCGGCAGCGATACGCTCGTTGGTATTCACGAACTGACGATCACAGACACCAGTGGCACCGGTGCATCGGGCACGATTACTCTCAACGGAGGTGGCCCGATCGCGTTCACCAACGCTGATACCGATCTGCAGGTACGTGGACCAACTGGCGAACTGATTCATCTGAACACAACAGCGATCACAGCCGGATTCAATGGCACGGTTGCCGTTACAGCCGACGGAACTCTGTCTGTCGACGGCGGTGCGACGACGCAGCCAATTACATTTAGCGACAGCGAAACGATCACAATTCCCGCTAACGGCACCGTCGTCCACTTCGACACGACAACACTTAAGAAAACGGGTGAGGATTCCGTTGAGTTCCCCGGAACGACGGACGCGTTTCAGGTGATGATGGCCTTGCGCGACGATCTGCGAAACACACGCGACCTGACCGGCGACCAGCTTCACGCAGCGTTTAGCCGTCGTCTCGGCGATATCGAACGAATCGAAAATCATCTGCTGGACGAAATCGGTGTCCAGGGTGTCGCACTGCAGCAAATGGAGCGTCTGGAAATTCGTACGGAAGACCAGGAACTCGAACAGAAAATTAAGTACGGCGAAACCGTGAACGCAGACCTAGCAGAAGCGGCCGTCCGCATGCAGGAGCTACTGAACCTGCAACAGTTCACAATGGCATCCATCTCAAAAGTCTTCTCCCAAAACCTCCTCCAGTTCATCCAGTAG
- the flgG gene encoding flagellar basal-body rod protein FlgG, translated as MLRALYTSATGMKAQELMIDNTANNLANVNTTGFRKSHLDFADLVYNTMRQPGTAVTNQQVSPTGLQIGNGVRAVSTTKHFTQGALEQTGNSLDVSIEGDGFFQLLHPNGEFRYSRAGNFKVDANSGNLVNPDGLVLNPAITITQGTDISKISIGSDGSVEGVSSNSSGTPVSLGQIQVVTFLNAAGLSSEGSNLFAETPASGAAVVGNPSDAGFGLLRQGYLENSNVEVVTELISLISAQRAYEINSRAIRAGDEMLSTSADIVR; from the coding sequence ATGTTACGAGCTCTCTACACCAGCGCCACGGGCATGAAGGCTCAGGAGCTGATGATTGATAACACGGCGAATAACCTGGCGAACGTGAACACTACCGGTTTCCGTAAAAGTCACCTGGACTTTGCTGATCTGGTCTACAACACGATGCGTCAGCCCGGAACAGCCGTCACCAATCAGCAAGTGTCACCAACCGGACTGCAAATCGGTAACGGTGTGCGAGCGGTATCAACGACGAAGCACTTCACGCAGGGAGCCCTCGAACAAACGGGCAACTCGCTGGATGTTTCAATCGAGGGAGACGGCTTCTTCCAACTGCTGCATCCCAACGGCGAATTTCGCTATTCGCGTGCCGGTAACTTTAAGGTCGATGCGAACAGCGGAAACCTGGTCAACCCGGATGGTCTGGTACTAAACCCGGCGATCACGATTACTCAGGGAACTGACATCAGCAAGATCAGCATCGGCAGTGATGGCAGCGTCGAAGGCGTATCGAGCAACAGTTCCGGAACACCAGTGTCGCTCGGACAAATTCAGGTGGTCACTTTCCTAAACGCCGCTGGCCTGTCCAGCGAAGGTTCGAACCTGTTTGCTGAAACACCAGCATCCGGAGCGGCCGTGGTTGGCAACCCCAGCGACGCAGGCTTCGGGCTGCTGCGCCAGGGTTACCTGGAAAATTCCAATGTAGAAGTCGTTACAGAACTAATCTCGCTGATCTCTGCTCAGCGAGCCTACGAAATCAACTCACGAGCCATTCGGGCGGGCGATGAGATGCTGTCGACATCGGCTGATATTGTGAGATAG
- the flgA gene encoding flagellar basal body P-ring formation chaperone FlgA codes for MKLIHDNSISPALTRLATSFCAALVALMLPAAACAELIVQLRANPVVDCRQVTLADVADISATTNNEAVIAGQIDLADFDNTKSSLFLNRSFVRIRLMVAGWGSDELRVSGPEKIFVEFEEPEPLADTDIEIAATRTMQQMLGVPEEELRIRLANPFVSALPTQIRERPDLRVEVMPPSSARLGTSSLNVMLWDGGNLLLKRAGRFEVLRRHRVAVTRVSLQRESTIEKSNVQFENRFLATRADEPTDEDIYGQRVRTNLGPGEVLSLRDVVPPAQERAEVVVKRRSKVRVTAVSGALRVRLRQAEALEDGHIGDFISLRNLDSKEVITARVVAPGQAEIKLR; via the coding sequence ATGAAGTTGATCCACGATAATTCAATAAGCCCGGCCTTAACACGACTTGCCACCAGCTTCTGCGCGGCGCTGGTCGCGTTGATGCTGCCAGCGGCCGCGTGCGCAGAATTGATCGTGCAATTGCGTGCAAACCCCGTCGTCGATTGCCGTCAAGTCACGCTGGCCGACGTCGCTGATATTTCGGCAACGACCAATAACGAAGCCGTCATCGCCGGGCAAATAGATCTCGCTGATTTCGACAACACCAAGTCGTCTCTGTTTCTCAATCGGTCGTTCGTGCGCATTCGGCTGATGGTGGCTGGCTGGGGTTCAGATGAACTTCGAGTGTCCGGGCCAGAGAAAATCTTCGTTGAATTCGAAGAACCCGAACCGTTGGCCGATACCGACATCGAAATCGCAGCCACTCGCACGATGCAGCAGATGCTTGGTGTTCCGGAAGAAGAACTGCGTATTCGGTTGGCGAATCCGTTTGTTTCAGCGCTGCCGACACAAATTCGTGAGCGGCCGGATCTGCGAGTCGAAGTGATGCCCCCTTCATCCGCACGGCTGGGCACGTCCAGCTTAAACGTCATGCTGTGGGACGGCGGCAATTTGTTGCTGAAACGAGCTGGAAGGTTTGAAGTGTTGCGACGGCATCGAGTCGCGGTGACTAGAGTTTCGTTGCAGCGCGAATCCACGATCGAAAAATCCAACGTCCAGTTTGAAAATCGATTTCTGGCCACCCGAGCCGATGAACCGACTGACGAAGACATCTACGGACAGCGTGTACGAACGAATCTTGGTCCGGGCGAAGTACTGTCGTTGCGAGACGTCGTCCCGCCCGCTCAGGAACGTGCGGAAGTGGTCGTGAAGAGACGCAGTAAGGTGCGAGTCACGGCTGTGAGCGGTGCTTTGCGAGTTCGTCTGCGACAGGCGGAAGCACTGGAAGACGGACACATCGGCGATTTCATTTCACTACGAAACCTGGATTCCAAAGAAGTCATCACCGCTCGGGTTGTCGCTCCCGGGCAGGCAGAAATCAAACTGCGATAA
- a CDS encoding DUF1552 domain-containing protein produces the protein MNTSLNRRTVLRGAGAAVSLPLLDIMRPQTAAAAAAANAATAPSRMAFVFFPNGAIMDRWKPEGEGSDFKLNDTMESLQPHQQDLLLLTGLTQNHARANGDGGGDHARNASAFLTGAQPRKTAGADIEVGVSIDQAAAKLIGDKTRLPSLELGIERGRNAGSCDSGYSCAYSTNISWKSPNTPNAKEVNPRLAFERLFGTPEGAATQERRNKFRKSILDFVADDAARLQQKLGGTDRHKLDEYFTSVREIEQRIDRANHLRPKEIPEMQLPEGVPSELKEHLRLMYDIMLLAFQTDSTRITTFMVGDAGCNRSYRDVDVKNGHHELSHHRGDKDKIAQIAKIDRYLTEQFAAFLSRMKAVKEGDGNLLDNSMILYGSAISDGMRHSHDDLPILVAGKGGGTIKSGRVLHYPKETPLNNLFLSMAERVGANIKELGDSTGPLDIG, from the coding sequence ATGAATACCTCACTTAATCGACGCACCGTTCTCCGCGGTGCCGGAGCCGCCGTTTCTCTTCCGCTGCTGGACATTATGCGGCCGCAGACAGCAGCGGCTGCCGCAGCAGCCAATGCTGCAACTGCGCCAAGTCGCATGGCATTCGTCTTTTTTCCCAACGGCGCGATTATGGATCGTTGGAAGCCGGAGGGCGAAGGCAGCGACTTCAAACTGAACGATACCATGGAGTCGCTGCAACCGCACCAGCAGGATCTTCTGCTGTTGACCGGGCTGACCCAAAATCACGCGCGAGCCAACGGGGACGGCGGAGGCGATCACGCCCGCAACGCCAGCGCGTTTTTGACGGGAGCTCAGCCACGCAAAACGGCCGGTGCCGACATTGAGGTTGGTGTCTCCATCGACCAGGCGGCCGCCAAACTGATCGGCGATAAGACTCGACTGCCATCGCTGGAACTCGGGATCGAACGAGGCCGCAATGCCGGAAGTTGCGATTCGGGTTACAGCTGTGCGTACTCCACCAACATCAGCTGGAAGTCACCCAACACGCCGAATGCGAAGGAAGTGAATCCTCGCCTGGCCTTCGAACGCCTGTTTGGCACTCCCGAAGGTGCGGCGACTCAGGAACGCCGCAACAAGTTTCGCAAAAGTATTCTGGACTTCGTCGCCGACGACGCGGCACGTTTGCAGCAGAAGCTGGGCGGAACCGACCGGCACAAACTGGACGAGTACTTCACCAGCGTGCGAGAGATCGAACAGCGAATTGATCGAGCCAATCATCTGCGACCAAAGGAAATTCCTGAGATGCAGCTGCCAGAAGGCGTGCCGTCAGAATTGAAGGAGCATCTGCGATTGATGTACGACATCATGCTGCTGGCCTTCCAAACCGATTCAACTCGTATCACAACCTTCATGGTGGGCGATGCCGGTTGCAACCGCAGCTATCGTGATGTTGACGTCAAGAATGGGCACCACGAACTGTCGCACCACCGCGGCGACAAAGACAAGATCGCTCAGATCGCAAAAATCGACCGTTATCTGACAGAACAGTTTGCGGCATTCCTGTCGCGGATGAAGGCAGTGAAGGAAGGCGATGGCAATTTGCTGGACAACAGCATGATTCTGTACGGCAGTGCAATCTCAGACGGGATGCGGCATTCGCATGACGACCTGCCAATCCTTGTCGCGGGCAAAGGCGGCGGCACAATTAAGTCCGGCCGAGTTCTGCACTACCCGAAAGAAACGCCTTTGAACAATCTGTTTCTTTCTATGGCGGAACGAGTCGGCGCAAACATCAAAGAACTCGGCGACAGCACCGGACCGCTGGATATCGGGTAG
- a CDS encoding flagellar basal body P-ring protein FlgI gives MRNSRRHKALALLATFALTQAFISSASAQLRPMVQVRDITDIAGEHPNELTGLGLVTGLDGTGGKSESTKRAAVEVLQKMGLRADPETRALIQQAREKTDNISVVIVKAMLKPHAMPGQRIDVVVSTLDDAESLNGGQLLRTPLVGVDGQVYALASGSISTNGGNFGGQAATITKNHATVGRIPNGAIVEHEVPTKIIHKGKFHLLLHEPSVETASRVCEAINMLMPDVAWIETPGMVSVHIPQKFIAAPFQYIAECLKVRITPDAPARVIINERTGTVVFTENVRLSPIAITHGNLIVRTMESPQVSQPEPFSDGQTAIVPRTEVDVMEETRAINVMSNTSTVHDLAASLNALGVSPRDLSAIFQMLKESGALHAELEIK, from the coding sequence ATGCGGAATTCACGACGACATAAAGCCCTCGCTTTGCTGGCAACGTTCGCGTTGACGCAAGCGTTCATCAGCAGCGCTTCGGCTCAGCTTCGCCCGATGGTGCAGGTTCGTGACATCACCGACATCGCCGGCGAACACCCCAACGAACTCACAGGCCTCGGCCTCGTAACAGGCTTGGACGGCACGGGCGGAAAAAGTGAATCCACAAAGCGAGCGGCGGTGGAAGTCCTGCAAAAAATGGGTTTGCGAGCCGACCCGGAAACGCGTGCCTTAATTCAGCAAGCTCGTGAGAAGACCGACAACATCTCGGTGGTGATTGTCAAAGCCATGCTGAAGCCACACGCCATGCCGGGGCAGCGAATAGACGTCGTGGTGTCCACGCTGGACGATGCCGAAAGCCTGAACGGCGGCCAGCTATTGCGCACTCCGCTGGTTGGCGTGGACGGGCAGGTTTATGCCCTGGCCAGTGGTTCCATCTCTACCAACGGCGGCAATTTTGGAGGCCAGGCGGCCACCATCACAAAGAATCATGCCACGGTCGGCCGCATTCCTAACGGAGCGATCGTCGAACATGAAGTGCCGACGAAGATCATCCACAAAGGCAAATTTCATCTACTGCTGCATGAACCCAGCGTCGAAACCGCCAGTCGTGTTTGTGAAGCGATCAATATGCTGATGCCGGACGTGGCATGGATTGAAACACCGGGCATGGTGTCGGTGCATATCCCTCAGAAGTTTATCGCCGCGCCGTTTCAGTACATCGCCGAATGCCTGAAAGTCCGTATCACGCCCGACGCTCCTGCGCGAGTCATCATCAACGAACGCACGGGCACCGTTGTGTTCACAGAAAACGTGCGACTGTCGCCGATTGCGATTACTCATGGCAATTTGATCGTCCGCACGATGGAGTCACCTCAGGTATCTCAGCCAGAACCGTTCAGCGATGGACAAACCGCCATCGTGCCGCGAACAGAAGTTGACGTCATGGAAGAAACTCGAGCGATCAACGTGATGAGTAACACAAGCACGGTTCACGACCTCGCCGCATCGTTGAACGCTTTGGGCGTGTCACCGCGTGACCTGAGTGCCATATTTCAGATGCTAAAGGAATCCGGCGCGCTGCACGCAGAGCTGGAAATTAAGTAA
- a CDS encoding rod-binding protein has translation MQATTSVPTTVDAQSPFSQFSEANRADDKAAKVAKEFEALFVSMMLKSMRQSMSEDMFAGDKSDTFGGMFDSFMGEHIAESGGIGMAKMIQSTGISGGDLTRALSEIQQAADQAEAGQRSSGNTQQIKAYQNALTIGQ, from the coding sequence ATGCAAGCCACGACATCAGTTCCTACTACCGTTGACGCTCAGTCACCGTTCTCACAGTTCTCCGAAGCGAATCGCGCGGACGACAAAGCCGCCAAGGTCGCGAAGGAGTTTGAAGCTCTATTTGTGTCGATGATGCTGAAGTCGATGCGGCAGTCCATGTCTGAAGACATGTTCGCCGGCGACAAGAGTGACACATTCGGCGGAATGTTCGATTCCTTTATGGGCGAACACATCGCCGAAAGCGGCGGCATCGGCATGGCAAAAATGATTCAATCGACCGGTATCTCCGGTGGCGACCTGACCCGCGCGTTAAGCGAAATTCAACAGGCGGCCGACCAGGCCGAAGCTGGACAGCGTTCCAGCGGCAACACTCAGCAGATCAAGGCATATCAGAATGCACTCACCATCGGACAATAG
- a CDS encoding flagellar basal body L-ring protein FlgH, which yields MKRKPLTRRRILTLACAALAVPGMDFVRADSLWRRHRPQKAFLFEDSRARRPGDLVTIIINESTEVQNRENKALDKSTGASGTFDIAASSAAGFGDSAASAALDMSKSTDRNFSGQATYQNSREVTDRITVTVVSVTPAGNLVVCGGRTMSIAGEKRTLKISGMVRPVDIGPDNTVSSRFVANMQTSYDDSGAERHFTRQGWLGRKMNKIWPF from the coding sequence ATGAAACGCAAACCCCTCACTCGACGGCGCATCCTCACACTGGCGTGCGCGGCTCTGGCAGTGCCGGGCATGGACTTTGTGCGAGCCGATTCGCTATGGCGACGCCACCGTCCACAAAAAGCATTCCTGTTTGAAGACTCCCGCGCGCGGCGACCGGGCGACCTGGTGACGATCATCATCAACGAATCGACGGAAGTCCAAAACCGCGAGAACAAGGCGCTGGACAAATCGACAGGCGCCTCCGGCACGTTTGATATCGCCGCGTCTTCAGCCGCAGGATTTGGCGACAGCGCCGCTTCAGCCGCGTTGGACATGAGCAAATCGACGGACCGCAACTTCAGCGGTCAAGCCACCTACCAGAACTCGCGTGAGGTCACAGACCGTATCACAGTGACGGTGGTCAGCGTCACTCCGGCCGGCAACCTTGTCGTCTGCGGCGGTCGGACGATGTCGATCGCTGGCGAAAAACGCACTCTGAAAATTTCCGGCATGGTTCGACCTGTCGATATTGGCCCCGACAACACCGTGAGTTCACGGTTCGTCGCGAACATGCAGACCTCGTATGACGACAGCGGTGCCGAACGCCATTTCACTCGGCAGGGCTGGCTGGGACGCAAGATGAACAAAATCTGGCCGTTTTAA